The Wolbachia endosymbiont of Drosophila innubila region GTGTCTAGTATTAATACATCATAATTATCGTTCTTTGCTATTGCTATTGCCCTTTTTGTAATTGTAATGGGCTTCTCATCTATTACTACAGGTAAAGTTTGCACATCTATTTGTTTACCTAGCACTTCAAGTTGTTTCTGGGCAGCAGGCCTATAAATGTCTAAAGAGGCAAGCATCACTTTTTTCTTTTGCTTTTTTAGTTTTAAAGCAAGCTTTCCTGAGGTAGTTGTTTTACCTGCACCTTGTAAGCCCACCATCATAATCACAGCAGGGGGTTTAACTGCTAGATTTAAGTCACTTTTCTCTGATCCGAGAACTGCAACTAAATTATCCTGTACAATTTTAATTATCATTTGTGCTGGAGAAACACTTTTTATGACTTTTTCCCCAATCACTTTATCTTTAATGTCGTTGATGAATTTTTTTGCAACTTCAAGTGAAACGTCAGCTTCAATTAAGGCTATGCGTATTTCACGCATGGCAAGATTAAAATCATCTTCAGAAATGATTGACTTTCCTCTCAGTTTACTAAATACAGAATTTAAACTTTCAGTTAACGATTTAAACATAATAGCATTAGTAGAATACTCATTAAAAAGAGAGAAGAAGCTGAAACAAAACTCACTGAGTTATAACTCAGCACTTCTTTAAGTTTAGTAATATTATTAAAGTATAAACCAACAAGTGGATTAGTCAAGTTTTGCACTACGCTGGCAAACATTTCTCTAGTTTTAGAGACTAACTGATTGAACAGCAAGATAATATAGGGTATGAAAGCTCTAAAAATCCAATCAACATCCATTTTAAAATTTACTCTCGGGTAAAATAACTTGCGTAAAGGAATAAACAATAAAGTGGTACATAGTAATAAATTAAATTGCGACCAAATATTTTTTGTGTTGTACACAAAATCGAAAATCGAAGGTTTATTGTAAATAGGTAAGTAAGGATTGCCAGCGATTACGCATATAAATGCTAAAATAATCATAGTCATTTTGCTTCCTCTCTCTGCTAAAGGTTTTGACTTACTTTTTGCAATAAATAAGTAATAAAGAAACTTTAGCCCCACGCTTAAATGAAGCAGCAAATTTAGAAGCTTATATAAATTTTTATACCCTTTTAAGGCAACAGTGTTCATTTCAATTTCAGCTGTGATATATGATTTACTGATAAATCCAACGGTTCCAGGAAATGCAGCCATTGTAAGTATTGCGATTATAGCACACATGCCTTCCACTGACATCAGTTTACCCACTCCATTAAAACTAATTGTTTTTGTTTGTGAAATAATCGAATTACTGACCACAAACAATAATGATTGATAAACAAGAGAGAAGATTATATGCAGTATCAAAATTGGTATTGCTTTTTCCGAAGGACTGAGCAAACTTCCTGCAATAATCAGCAAGCCCATTTGTCCTACAACGTTATAGCATAAAAATCTGCGAATATTTTGCTCAAGAGAAGCAAATATAATGCTGTAAATTGCAGTGATGGCGCCTACAAGCGCTAATATTTCAGTACAATCTTGCCATAGGTTATAAGTGTGTAAAAGCATCACTAAAAAAGAGACTTTAGTGGTAAATAAAGAGAGATATGTGGTGCCATGTAGCGATGCAGCAGGATATGCATCAACAACCCAAAATGAAAAAGGAAAACAAGCGCAGTTTATCAATAAACCCAAAATTATCAGGTTAGTGCTTTGAAGTGCCAATCCTGCTATTAATATAACTCCAACGAAAAAGTGTACACAAGCGTACCTTATTGCAGGTCCACTATCTCTACAGCTAGCTGCGATAATAAAAAATGCACTGATGGTCATTAATTCACAGAATATTATAACCAATATCATATGTTCAGATAAAACTGCATAAAGTGAACTAATAGTGTAAGCAGCAAAAGATAGCATCTCTGAAAAAGTCAAATTTTGTGCTGGTAGAACAGCTAAAAATGCAACTGATAAAAAAGATATTAGTATGGTACGAAAAGATAAATCAAAATCTAGAATTGGGAGAGACCAATTTACTGCAATGCTCAAATTTTCAGGTAATTTTAGGACTATAACTATTAATACAGTCAGTAGAAGTAACAGTGACGATTTATAAAGTTGCACAATAATTAAAACCAATATGGTTTATGCTATCTCAATATATGAATAAAATCAATTTGCATATTAACCACTAATTAAACTAATTATCATATAATTATATCAGAGTTTAGAGGGTTATAGAGAAACCGGTCAGATTAGGTTTTTAATCTAATCTGACCGACAGCTTTAATAGTGAGGTAAGCTTTAATATAGCACTCCTAATTCATAACGCTACACTCGTGCATAATTTATTTTTAATTTGTGCACGAGCGTTAGTAAATTATTTACTTTTTGAAATAAAATTTGGCATCACTTTAATATTGAGACTTAGTAAACCTCAGTAGGTCTGCCAGTTGGGCCCATAAGAATTATTTGCTCGCCTTCTCTTAAGTGTCTGCATAAATTAGTGGAGCCGCCGATTTCCAGCACAATAGTGGAAATAATTCCTTTTTTTTTGTCTACTTCAGTGCCGGTTACGGCTATACCTTCCATAGCAAGGTTTGTATTATTGGCTTTTCTGCCATTGGTTTCAAAATTTTGCAATCTAAAGAATTGCCCAGGCTTAAAATTCTTTGCCGCAAGTGGTGCTTTGATCACTATTTCCACAACTTTGTCTGTTAAATATTGAACTTTTATAACCTTTGCAGTGAATTGCTCTTTGATTCTATTAAATAATTCTTTATTAGCCAAGTCTTCAACACTTGACCACGCATTTTTTTTCTGGCCCACAACATCACACACTGGAATGACAGAAACGAAGCTATTAACTCCACTCAAAAGCTGAGAAATAATAGGGTAGCCGTTTTTAGCACTTGCCATAGCTTTCACGACGCTGCCACTATACGAAGGGTGAAGATCACCAAAAAAGCTGATTGTTTTATTGCCTTGCTTATACACTAATATTCTATCTTTATTTTGCATTTTAGGAGAAAATATTGGGTCTATTTCTTTTCCTGATGAATTCAAATGAGTAAAATACCCATTACTTAATTTAAAATGCTTTTTATCTTCTGTTGCAATAACTGTATTTGGCTCAGTACCTGCTGCTATAAAAATAGAACGTGCTTTTATACGTTTGATTTCGCCGGATTTTGTGTCTATCAGTTTTATTAATTCAGCATGGTTATATTTATCCGTCACAACTTCAACTGGCTCTAAGTTTTCAATAAAGTAAATTCCTTCTGACAGTGCATTTTGCACCTCTTCGCTATTTAATCGATAACTTGGTGAATCTTTTAGCTCTTTTCTATATATAACTTTCACTCCCCCGAGGCTCTGCATTAACTCTAATATTTTTATTTCTCTATTCTCTTTTTTTGCTAACTTTTGCTTTTCTCGGATCAATTGTGCGTGCGATATAAACTCATTCGCAATTTCGCGCTCTTCTTCTGTCCAATCTTTTTCAACACAGTCCTTTCCATACTTATCAACTAATATCTCATAACGAAGAAGAAATTTTTCTACTTGAATTGGATAATACGCTAAAGCTTCAGTGGCAGTGTCAATCGCAGTAAGCCCCGCCCCTATGACAACTATCGGCATACGAACTTGCAGATTTGCTATAGAATCAAATTTAAGAGCGCCAGTCAGTTGTAACGACATCAGAAAATCAGATGCCATGCGTACTCCACGAGCTAGTATGTTTTTTATTTTGATCATTCGTGGCTTACCAGAGCCAAGTGCTAGGGCGATGTGATCAAAACCCAAGTTGAACGCGTCATCAGCATTAATCGTGCCACCAAAACGAATGCCTCCATAAAGTACGAAATTCTCACGTCTTTCCAGCAGTAATCTAATAATCTTTAAGTAATTCTTATCCCACCGAGAAGTAATGCCATATTCTGCCACCCCACCAAACCCTCCTGCCGTGCGTTCACTCAATTTTTCGTGTTTGAAATCTTTAATTAGCTGGAAATTATCGATCAAAGGTTCAATCTTTAGTCCATCAATGGTGATAACGTTATGCCCATCATTCAACAAATGATGAGCTAAATTAAAACCAGCAGGACCAAGGCCTACAACTAGAACGTTTTTTCCGGTGTTTTCTCTTGGCAATGAACGCTGAAAATTTAAAGGATTCCAACGGCTGAGCAGAGAATATATTTCAAATCCGTACGGTAAACTGAGCACATCATCCAGAATCCTTGTTTCAATTGCTGGCACATTTACGGGTTCTTGTTTTTGATATATGCACGAATTCATGCAGTCATTGCATATTCTGTGTCCAGTAGCCGCGCATAATGGGTTATCTATCATCACAATTGCAAGACTTGCTATGCTGTACCCTTCGCTTTTCACCAGATTCATTTCTGATATTTTCTGCTCTAGTGGGCAGCCGTGCAGTTCAACTCTAAGTGGAGACTTTTTGAAAGTATTGTCATCATTAATTAGCCCCTTTGAGCAGCTATCCTTACTTTGCTTATGACAAAATATGCAGTAGTGAGCATTATCCAATGCTTTATCTAAACTAGCCTTTTCACTTGTTAGGTCAAAACCGTATCGTCTTTTTACTTCATTTGAATACAGCACTTCAACTTTGTCTACTTCTTTTTTAGAAAATGGTATGAGGTTTTCGTGGTCAATTTTTTTATGTATGCTAAATAATATACTCTGTTTATTTTTTACTCTCCACACTGCATATTGTGCCGCAAGTTCTATTTCCTCTTTGTGATTTTCTTTATCTTCAAACCAATGCATCACCTGCTCAGCAAAATTTTTTTCTGTTGTTGGCAAAGTGAGAAAATGACTTAGTTTGTTAGTAATATCTATATTCGCCACATTAGTGTATTTCTTCAATGCATAGCGTTGGACAAATAATCTTTTGCACTTATATATTACAGCAAAGTCGTTGTGCTTTTTCTTTAGCTCCTCTATTTCTTTTTCAACATTAAAAAGTTTTGCAATAAATTCATCAAGTAAATATGAGAGGTCTATAATGAGCTGGCTATCTGTCATCCAAGTAGCTGACCGTTCTTCTTGTTTTCTAGATCCCAGTGTCAAGCACTGGGATGACGGGGGGTGACACTGGGATGATGGGAGGTGACACTGGGATGACATCGAAGAAGAAGCTGCTTTTTCTCTTGCTTCAATTAATG contains the following coding sequences:
- a CDS encoding proton-conducting transporter membrane subunit, yielding MQLYKSSLLLLLTVLIVIVLKLPENLSIAVNWSLPILDFDLSFRTILISFLSVAFLAVLPAQNLTFSEMLSFAAYTISSLYAVLSEHMILVIIFCELMTISAFFIIAASCRDSGPAIRYACVHFFVGVILIAGLALQSTNLIILGLLINCACFPFSFWVVDAYPAASLHGTTYLSLFTTKVSFLVMLLHTYNLWQDCTEILALVGAITAIYSIIFASLEQNIRRFLCYNVVGQMGLLIIAGSLLSPSEKAIPILILHIIFSLVYQSLLFVVSNSIISQTKTISFNGVGKLMSVEGMCAIIAILTMAAFPGTVGFISKSYITAEIEMNTVALKGYKNLYKLLNLLLHLSVGLKFLYYLFIAKSKSKPLAERGSKMTMIILAFICVIAGNPYLPIYNKPSIFDFVYNTKNIWSQFNLLLCTTLLFIPLRKLFYPRVNFKMDVDWIFRAFIPYIILLFNQLVSKTREMFASVVQNLTNPLVGLYFNNITKLKEVLSYNSVSFVSASSLFLMSILLMLLCLNR
- a CDS encoding FAD-dependent oxidoreductase, whose translation is MKLNFKISFSNLYTRNGLTKLDETFLNYIKSCDESLFCSLIEAREKAASSSMSSQCHLPSSQCHPPSSQCLTLGSRKQEERSATWMTDSQLIIDLSYLLDEFIAKLFNVEKEIEELKKKHNDFAVIYKCKRLFVQRYALKKYTNVANIDITNKLSHFLTLPTTEKNFAEQVMHWFEDKENHKEEIELAAQYAVWRVKNKQSILFSIHKKIDHENLIPFSKKEVDKVEVLYSNEVKRRYGFDLTSEKASLDKALDNAHYCIFCHKQSKDSCSKGLINDDNTFKKSPLRVELHGCPLEQKISEMNLVKSEGYSIASLAIVMIDNPLCAATGHRICNDCMNSCIYQKQEPVNVPAIETRILDDVLSLPYGFEIYSLLSRWNPLNFQRSLPRENTGKNVLVVGLGPAGFNLAHHLLNDGHNVITIDGLKIEPLIDNFQLIKDFKHEKLSERTAGGFGGVAEYGITSRWDKNYLKIIRLLLERRENFVLYGGIRFGGTINADDAFNLGFDHIALALGSGKPRMIKIKNILARGVRMASDFLMSLQLTGALKFDSIANLQVRMPIVVIGAGLTAIDTATEALAYYPIQVEKFLLRYEILVDKYGKDCVEKDWTEEEREIANEFISHAQLIREKQKLAKKENREIKILELMQSLGGVKVIYRKELKDSPSYRLNSEEVQNALSEGIYFIENLEPVEVVTDKYNHAELIKLIDTKSGEIKRIKARSIFIAAGTEPNTVIATEDKKHFKLSNGYFTHLNSSGKEIDPIFSPKMQNKDRILVYKQGNKTISFFGDLHPSYSGSVVKAMASAKNGYPIISQLLSGVNSFVSVIPVCDVVGQKKNAWSSVEDLANKELFNRIKEQFTAKVIKVQYLTDKVVEIVIKAPLAAKNFKPGQFFRLQNFETNGRKANNTNLAMEGIAVTGTEVDKKKGIISTIVLEIGGSTNLCRHLREGEQIILMGPTGRPTEVY